The uncultured Cohaesibacter sp. genome window below encodes:
- the mnmE gene encoding tRNA uridine-5-carboxymethylaminomethyl(34) synthesis GTPase MnmE, whose amino-acid sequence MTRDTIFALSSGAVPAGVAVIRLSGPRARAVMNRLIDKEPKPRFAALRYITHPDSGDVIDQALVIYFPDMKSFTGEDAVEFHLHGGRAVVKAMLALLGSFDGCRMAEAGEFTRRSFENGKYDLTAVEGLSDLIHAETENQRKQAIRQASGAHKSVIDGWRETLLHARSMIEAELDFSDEEDIPGAISDVIWPKLRELKADIERHLSKADHGERLRNGLTVVLAGHPNAGKSSLLNWFAKRDVAIVTEEAGTTRDLLELHLDIEGYPVTMIDTAGLRESDNIVEREGIRRALEKSENADLLIEVVDGQHPEARVELNSTARRMVLFNKIDRIDSDPFHENSMEKGEDQAFFASVKAGIGMDVFYDSFVKQIESLFDGAEDVLITRERHKKLLSSCVDNVNKSLIYTDSPIEIRSEYLRQAGDELGKITGRIDVEEMLGVIFSQFCVGK is encoded by the coding sequence ATGACGCGAGATACCATTTTTGCCCTTTCGAGCGGTGCAGTGCCTGCCGGTGTTGCGGTGATTCGTCTGTCTGGCCCCAGGGCCCGCGCAGTCATGAACAGGCTGATTGACAAGGAACCCAAGCCGCGTTTTGCCGCTCTGCGCTACATTACCCATCCGGACAGCGGGGATGTGATCGATCAGGCGCTGGTGATCTATTTTCCCGACATGAAATCCTTTACGGGTGAGGATGCGGTTGAATTCCATCTGCATGGCGGCCGGGCCGTCGTCAAGGCGATGCTCGCACTGCTTGGCAGTTTTGATGGCTGCCGGATGGCCGAAGCAGGGGAGTTCACCCGGCGGTCGTTTGAAAACGGCAAATATGACCTTACCGCAGTGGAAGGACTGTCCGACCTTATTCATGCGGAAACGGAGAATCAGCGCAAGCAGGCGATTCGGCAGGCAAGCGGTGCGCACAAGAGCGTGATCGATGGTTGGCGCGAGACGTTGCTGCATGCGCGCAGCATGATTGAGGCTGAACTCGATTTCTCCGATGAAGAGGATATTCCGGGTGCGATTTCCGATGTGATCTGGCCAAAGCTGCGCGAACTGAAAGCCGATATTGAGCGACATCTCTCCAAGGCCGATCATGGCGAGCGGTTGCGTAATGGTCTGACGGTGGTGTTGGCGGGTCATCCCAATGCCGGCAAATCATCCTTGCTGAACTGGTTTGCCAAGCGCGACGTTGCCATTGTTACAGAAGAGGCAGGGACGACGCGCGATCTTCTGGAGCTGCATCTCGATATCGAAGGCTACCCGGTGACGATGATCGATACGGCCGGTTTGCGGGAGTCCGACAATATTGTCGAGCGGGAAGGGATTCGCCGCGCCTTGGAGAAAAGCGAAAATGCCGACCTGTTGATAGAAGTGGTGGACGGCCAGCATCCAGAGGCTCGGGTGGAACTTAACAGCACTGCACGGCGGATGGTCCTGTTCAATAAGATCGACAGGATCGATTCGGATCCGTTTCATGAAAATTCCATGGAAAAGGGCGAAGATCAGGCGTTTTTCGCTTCGGTGAAGGCTGGGATCGGTATGGATGTCTTTTACGATTCGTTTGTGAAACAAATCGAATCCCTGTTTGATGGCGCTGAAGATGTGCTAATCACACGCGAGCGGCATAAGAAATTGCTGAGCTCGTGTGTGGATAATGTTAATAAATCGCTTATCTATACAGATTCCCCAATCGAAATCCGGTCTGAATATTTGCGGCAGGCTGGGGATGAACTGGGGAAAATAACTGGAAGAATTGATGTTGAGGAAATGCTCGGCGTTATTTTTTCACAGTTCTGTGTGGGCAAATAG